In one Mycobacteroides chelonae genomic region, the following are encoded:
- a CDS encoding DUF3052 domain-containing protein — translation MVAAADASNYAHKLGIQRDQLVQELGWDEDTDDDIRADIEDACGSELLDESSDDVIDVVLLWWRDDDGDLVDALMDAITPLAEDGVIWVLTPKTGKPGHVQPSEIAESAPPAGLVQTSSVNLGDWSATRLVQPKSSRGGRR, via the coding sequence GTGGTCGCGGCGGCTGACGCCTCGAACTATGCCCACAAGCTGGGCATCCAGCGAGATCAGCTTGTGCAGGAGCTGGGCTGGGATGAGGACACGGATGACGACATCCGGGCTGACATCGAGGACGCATGCGGTTCGGAGCTTCTCGACGAGAGCTCCGACGACGTCATCGATGTGGTCCTGTTGTGGTGGCGCGATGACGACGGCGACCTTGTCGACGCGTTGATGGACGCCATCACCCCACTGGCTGAGGACGGCGTGATCTGGGTGTTGACGCCCAAGACCGGCAAGCCGGGCCATGTGCAGCCCTCGGAAATCGCCGAGTCGGCACCGCCGGCGGGCCTGGTACAGACCTCCTCGGTCAATCTGGGGGACTGGAGCGCGACGCGTTTGGTGCAGCCGAAGTCATCCCGCGGCGGGCGGCGCTGA